In the genome of Diachasmimorpha longicaudata isolate KC_UGA_2023 unplaced genomic scaffold, iyDiaLong2 ctg00000233.1, whole genome shotgun sequence, one region contains:
- the LOC135172299 gene encoding uncharacterized protein LOC135172299, translating into MVTAKVNVLDSHRQPVSCRVLLDTGSTTNIIRESLAVALNLPLKPFAVPIGALNDTNTTTRYLVTATIRSRVAGYERTLNFLTVPNITHAIPDQPLDRNSIRIPANVKLADPEFHRPASVDMLLGSGPTLSLLCQGKEKLTPADQPELYLQQTLLGWVIGGSAPTVQSIRQRACNVLSTSQIDLDISNTETEAERHFLENVTRDGCGRYIVALPFNGKESLIGESRSRAFRRLKSLEKRLNGNIEFNTQYRAVLQEYLDLGHLTEVTEADLSHPGYYLPHHAVIKESSLTTKVRVVFDGSAATSTGISLNETLHVGPTIQDNIFSLLVRFRLHPYVLTGDIEKMYRQVLVRPEDRIYQRILWRDGREPVRTFQLNTVTFGLSAAPYLAIRCLHQLANDEGHRYPVAAKVLQRDMYVDDLLTGTQTREEALHLREELDKLVKLGGFNLRKWASNDPSILGELAPNNVNHHLQIGDSTILKTLGIFWNSSEDTITYEAKLSRHQIITKRIILSETAKIFDPLGLLSPVVIVAKMIMQKLWTLKISWDAPLPPKIQEEWLQFYGQLHHIKRVTFPRFALQEKPRGIELHGFSDASQGAYGACVYLRSVGSNGEVNTTLLCAKSRVAPLKQITIPKLELCGAQLLIKLIQSIKKAITIQIDRIVYWTDSTIILHWIHTPAHQLQTFVSNRIADIQSKSRPDEWRHVRTHDNPADVVSRGQSIKDFITSTIWFEGPSWLRAQENTWPAIDLQFSSYPSEIKGRYCHVAYSKRETHPLEWYSSFKKLKRIIAFCLRFRSRKQGPLTAEELIAAQNAVIHWLQTETLSPLKRALNDTKSKQAKNPELAKVSKLAPFLDKDGLIRVGGRLRNAMIPYSQRHPIIIPKSHPITKLIIWEAHISQLHAGPQATLYHIRQQYWPLDGRNSVRHIIHKCIRCTRLSPPSVEYIMGNLPAARVTESRPFSNVGIDYCGPFFIKEKKFRNRGRVKVYVAVFTCLAVKAVHLEVVSDLTTEAFLAALRRFIARRGCCRNIYSDNGTNFVGASNELKEIYELLKSVDLQQQAQSLLTNKRIQWHFIPPQSPHFGGLWEAAVKSFKHHLYRIITNELLTIEEFNTLVIEIEAVLNSRPLTPMSSDPNDLLVLTPGHFLIGESLTCPREYDFTDASSNRLSSWQHIQKLKQHFWARWHREYISGLNSRSKWSQGEHHIQEGTVVLLKEDNLPALQWALGRVIKVRPGADGIIRAVTVKTAKGTFDRNVKKLAPLPITDSDQNQ; encoded by the exons ATGGTTACTGCTAAGGTCAACGTGCTGGACAGTCATAGACAACCTGTCAGCTGCCGAGTACTCTTGGACACCGGATCGACCACCAATATCATAAGAGAGAGTTTGGCGGTGGCCCTCAATCTACCCCTCAAGCCCTTTGCTGTCCCAATCGGAGCTCTAAACGACACGAATACAACAACAAGGTATTTAGTCACTGCTACAATACGGTCTCGAGTCGCTGGGTATGAGAGGACACTCAATTTCCTGACAGTGCCTAACATCACCCACGCCATACCCGATCAACCTCTCGATCGCAATTCAATAAGGATTCCAGCCAATGTGAAGCTTGCGGATCCGGAATTCCACCGTCCCGCATCTGTGGACATGCTCCTCGGGTCGGGTCCAACCCTTTCACTCCTCTGCCAAGGCAAGGAGAAACTCACGCCAGCAGATCAACCAGAACTCTATCTGCAACAGACTCTGCTTGGCTGGGTAATCGGAGGTAGCGCGCCTACAGTACAGTCAATACGCCAGCGTGCGTGCAATGTACTCAGCACCTCCCAAATTGATCTCGATATCTCCAA TACCGAAACAGAAGCCGAGCGACACTTCCTGGAGAACGTCACACGGGACGGTTGCGGCAGATACATCGTTGCCTTGCCGTTCAACGGAAAGGAATCGCTTATTGGGGAGTCACGATCCCGAGCTTTTCGTCGACTCAAATCCCTGGAGAAACGACTGAATGGTAATATTGAATTCAACACCCAATACCGTGCAGTTCTCCAAGAATACTTGGATCTTGGTCATCTCACAGAAGTCACTGAGGCTGACCTGTCTCATCCTGGGTATTACCTGCCCCATCACGCTGTAATCAAGGAGAGCAGCTTAACAACCAAGGTACGTGTTGTCTTCGACGGATCAGCGGCTACCAGCACTGGAATATCCCTCAATGAAACTCTACACGTCGGACCCACGATTCAAGATAATATATTCTCTCTCCTTGTTCGATTCCGTCTCCATCCATACGTGCTTACTGGGGACATCGAAAAGATGTACAGGCAAGTTCTCGTTCGTCCCGAAGATCGAATCTATCAACGCATCTTGTGGCGTGACGGAAGAGAACCAGTAAGGACATTCCAACTTAATACAGTGACGTTTGGACTCTCCGCAGCACCCTACCTTGCGATTCGATGCCTCCATCAACTAGCGAACGATGAAGGCCATCGGTATCCAGTAGCAGCTAAAGTACTTCAGCGTGACATGTACGTCGACGACCTCCTTACTGGTACCCAGACACGAGAAGAAGCTCTTCACCTACGTGAAGAATTGGATAAACTGGTGAAACTCGGCGGATTTAATCTAAGGAAATGGGCTTCCAATGATCCATCGATTTTGGGTGAGCTAGCACCAAACAATGTCAATCATCATCTACAAATTGGGGACTCCACCATCTTGAAAACATTGGGCATCTTCTGGAATTCATCCGAGGACACCATCACCTACGAGGCCAAATTATCAAGACATCAGATAATCACCAAACGCATTATCCTTTCTGAGACTGCCAAAATCTTTGATCCTCTTGGCCTCTTGTCACCAGTAGTCATCGTGGCAAAGATGATTATGCAGAAACTCTGGACATTGAAGATAAGCTGGGATGCACCTCTACCGCCCAAGATTCAAGAAGAATGGCTCCAGTTTTACGGGCAACTTCACCATATCAAGCGAGTCACTTTTCCACGGTTTGCACTTCAAGAGAAACCAAGAGGAATCGAACTCCATGGATTCAGCGATGCCAGTCAAGGTGCCTACGGAGCTTGTGTCTACCTTCGATCTGTTGGAAGCAATGGAGAGGTCAACACTACCCTACTGTGTGCTAAGTCTCGTGTTGCACCCCTCAAGCAGATCACTATTCCCAAACTTGAACTCTGCGGAGCCCAACTACTGATCAAGCTCATCCAAAGCATCAAGAAGGCAATCACCATCCAGATCGACCGCATTGTCTACTGGACTGACTCAACCATCATTCTCCACTGGATCCATACTCCTGCACATCAATTGCAAACCTTCGTCTCTAACCGAATAGCAGACATTCAGTCCAAATCTAGACCAGACGAGTGGCGGCATGTGAGGACTCACGACAACCCAGCTGACGTTGTTTCGCGCGGACAATCCATCAAGGACTTCATCACATCCACCATCTGGTTCGAAGGCCCTTCATGGCTCCGAGCACAGGAGAATACCTGGCCAGCTATCGATCTTCAGTTCTCCTCCTATCCCTCTGAAATCAAAGGAAGATACTGTCACGTGGCATACAGTAAACGCGAAACACATCCACTGGAGTGGTACtcttcattcaaaaaattgaaacgaatAATCGCATTCTGTCTACGTTTCAGATCCCGTAAACAAGGGCCACTAACGGCAGAAGAGCTGATCGCAGCGCAAAACGCCGTCATTCATTGGTTGCAAACTGAGACACTCAGTCCTCTCAAACGTGCTCTCAATGACACCAAATCCAAACAAGCCAAAAATCCAGAGTTGGCCAAAGTGTCCAAATTAGCACCATTCCTAGACAAAGACGGACTCATCAGAGTAGGAGGCAGGCTTCGGAACGCGATGATCCCATATTCCCAACGGCACCCGATCATCATACCGAAGTCTCATCCAATCACCAAGCTGATCATTTGGGAGGCTCACATTTCTCAGTTGCATGCTGGCCCTCAAGCAACCCTTTATCACATCAGGCAGCAGTATTGGCCACTGGATGGTCGTAACTCCGTACGTCATATCATCCATAAATGCATACGATGCACGAGATTGAGCCCTCCATCAGTCGAGTACATCATGGGGAATTTACCAGCGGCCAGAGTTACCGAGTCACGACCTTTCTCGAATGTAGGTATTGACTACTGCGGTCCTTTCTTTATTAAGGAGAAGAAATTCCGCAACCGCGGTCGAGTCAAGGTTTACGTCGCCGTCTTCACGTGCTTAGCAGTAAAGGCCGTACATCTAGAAGTGGTGAGTGATCTCACAACTGAGGCGTTCCTTGCAGCCCTACGGAGATTCATTGCTAGACGAGGATGCTGCCGAAATATCTACTCAGATAACGGCACCAACTTCGTCGGGGCCAGCAATGAGTTAAAGGAAATCTATGAGCTCCTCAAGTCCGTTGACTTGCAACAGCAAGCCCAGTCATTGCTGACAAACAAACGGATTCAGTGGCACTTCATTCCTCCTCAATCACCTCACTTCGGCGGACTATGGGAAGCAGCGGTGAAGTCGTTCAAACACCACCTCTATCGGATCATCACGAATGAACTTCTCACCATCGAAGAATTCAACACTTTGGTTATTGAGATCGAGGCTGTATTGAATTCTCGACCGTTGACACCCATGTCTTCCGATCCTAATGATCTGCTGGTTCTCACTCCTGGCCATTTCTTGATCGGGGAGTCGTTAACCTGTCCACGCGAATACGACTTTACTGATGCCTCGAGCAACCGATTGTCGTCCTGGCAACACATCCAGAAGCTAAAACAACATTTCTGGGCTCGTTGGCATCGAGAATACATCAGTGGACTCAACTCGCGATCTAAGTGGAGCCAGGGGGAGCATCATATCCAGGAAGGTACAGTGGTGCTTTTGAAGGAAGACAACTTACCGGCACTTCAGTGGGCTTTGGGGCGCGTCATCAAGGTACGACCTGGAGCTGATGGTATCATTCGTGCCGTCACTGTGAAGACTGCCAAAGGAACCTTCGATCGTAACGTCAAAAAACTCGCCCCTTTACCAATCACTGACAGCGATCAAAATCAATAA